Proteins encoded in a region of the Canis lupus dingo isolate Sandy chromosome 17, ASM325472v2, whole genome shotgun sequence genome:
- the AGBL5 gene encoding cytosolic carboxypeptidase-like protein 5 isoform X4: protein MISFARCPLILQLSGPEWAGGCFPSLTMELRCGGLLFSSRFDSGNLAHVEKVESVSSDGEGGAGGGASAPISSIASSPDYEFNVWTRPDCAETEFENGNRSWFYFSVRGGTPGKLIKINIMNMNKQSKLYSQGMAPFVRTLPTRPRWERIRDRPTFEMTETQFVLSFVHRFVEGRGATTFFAFCYPFSYSDCQDLLNQLDQRFLENHPTHSSPLDTIYYHREILCYSLDGLRVDLLTITSCHGLQEDREPRLEQLFPDTGTPRPFCFTGKRIFFLSSRVHPGETPSSFVFNGFLDFILRPDDPRAQTLRRLFVFKLIPMLNPDGVVRGHYRTDSRGVNLNRQYLKPDAVLHPAIYGAKAVLLYHHVHSRLNPPSPSEHQHSPQLPPDAHLSDLEKANNLQNEGHLGHASDGDNPEAWTQTKPAEQKPSGVWIMPQQSAELEQPAPDTIPPKESGVAYYVDLHGHASKRGCFMYGNNFSDESTQVENMLYPKLISLNSAHFDFQGCNFSEKNMYARDRRDGQSKEGSGRVAIYKASGIIHSYTLECNYNTGRSVNSIPAACHDNGRASPPPPPAFPSRYTVELFEQVGRAMAIAALDMAECNPWPRIILSEHSSLTNLRAWMLKHVRSSRGLSSTVNVSVSKRRGSRTPPKSTNGLPVSCSENPLSRARSFSTGTSAGGSSSSQQNSPQMKNSPSFPFHGSRPTGLPGLGSSTQKVSHRVLGPVREPRSQDRRRRQQPLTHRPTSSSLAPSPNPASFSPVSSHSMGSCLLPSSLSISGSSCSFMSSGDKPEAVMVIGKGLLGPRIPCIRTRLQTCPRRVPARRGPGFPRLGPGWAGAHRRLAEG from the exons ATGATTAGCTTCGCACGCTGTCCCTTAATTTTGCAG CTCTCAGGGCCAGAGTGGGCAGGAGGATGCTTTCCCAGCCTCACCATGGAGCTGCGCTGTGGGGGATTGCTGTTCAGTTCTCGCTTTGATTCAGGGAACCTAGCCCACGTGGAGAAGGTGGAATCTGTGTCTAGCgatggggaaggaggagcaggtgggggggcATCAGCTCCCATCAGCAGCATTGCCTCTTCCCCTGACTATGAGTTCAACGTGTGGACCCGACCAGACTGTGCTGAAACAGAATTTGAGAATGGGAACAG GTCTTGGTTCTACTTCAGTGTCCGGGGAGGAACTCCAGGGAAACTCATCAAGATCAACATTATGAACATGAATAAGCAAAGCAAGCTGTATTCCCAGGGCATGGCTCCCTTCGTGCGCACACTGCCCACCCGGCCGCGCTGGGAACGCATTCGAGATCGGCCCACCTTCGAG aTGACAGAGACGCAGTTTGTGTTATCCTTTGTACACCGTTTCGTGGAGGGCCGTGGGGCCACCACCTTCTTCGCCTTCTGCTACCCCTTCTCCTATAGTGACTGCCAGGATTTGCTAAACCAGCTAGACCAGCGCTTTCTGGAGAACCACCCTACCCATAGCAG CCCCCTGGATACCATCTATTACCATCGGGAGATCCTTTGCTATTCTCTGGATGGACTTCGTGTAGATCTGCTAACGATCACTTCCTGCCATGGGCTTCAAGAAGATCGAGAGCCCCGCCTAGAGCAGCTATTTCCTGATACCGGCACCCCCCGACCATTCTGTTTCACAGGCAAGAGG ATATTCTTCTTAAGCAGTAGGGTACACCCTGGGGAGACTCCATCTAGCTTTGTCTTCAATGGCTTTCTGGACTTCATCCTTCGACCTGATGACCCCCGGGCTCAAACCCTGCGTCGCCTCTTTGTCTTTAAGCTGATTCCCATGTTGAACCCTGATGGTGTGGTCCGGGGCCACTACCG CACAGACTCACGTGGAGTGAATCTGAACCGTCAGTACCTGAAGCCTGATGCGGTCCTGCACCCAGCCATTTATGGGGCCAAAGCTGTGCTTCTCTACCACCACGTGCACTCCCGTCTGAACCCCCCGAGTCCCTCTGAGCACCAGCACAGTCCTCAGCTCCCTCCTGATGCTCACCTTTCCGACCTCGAGAAGGCCAACAATCTCCAAAACGAAGGTCACCTTGGCCATGCATCTGATGGGGACAACCCTGAAGCCTGGACACAGACCAAGCCAGCAGAGCAGAAGCCCAGCGGTGTGTGGATTATGCCACAACAGTCTGCTGAGCTTGAGCAGCCAGCCCCCGACACCATCCCCCCTAAAGAGAGTGGTGTCGCTTACTATGTGGACCTGCACGGACATGCATCCAAAAGGGGCTGCTTCATGTATGGAAACAACTTTAGTGATGAGAGCACCCAG GTGGAAAATATGCTGTATCCAAAGCTCATCTCCTTGAACTCAGCACACTTCGACTTCCAGGGCTGCAATTTCTCAGAGAAGAACATGTATGCCCGAGACCGCAGAGATGGCCAGTCTAAGGAGGGAAGTGGCCGAGTTGCAATCTACAAAGCCTCAGGGATAATCCACAG CTACACACTTGAATGCAACTACAACACGGGGCGCTCCGTGAACAGCATCCCTGCCGCCTGCCATGACAACGGGCgtgccagcccccctcccccgccggccTTCCCCTCCAGATACACTGTGGAGCTGTTCGAGCAG GTGGGACGAGCTATGGCCATTGCAGCTCTGGACATGGCTGAATGCAATCCGTGGCCCCGAATCATACTGTCAGAGCACAGCAGCCTCACGAACCTCCGTGCCTGGATGCTGAAACACGTGCGCAGCAGCCGTGGCCTGAGCAGCACTGTGAACGTGAGTGTCAGCAAGAGGAGAGGCTCTCGCACGCCACCCAAAAGTACCAA CGGCTTGCCTGTTTCCTGCTCTGAAAATCCCTTGAGCCGAGCACGCAGTTTTAGCACTGGCACAAGTgctggtggcagcagcagcagccaacaGAACTCTCCACAGATGAAGAACTCCCCCAGCTTTCCTTTTCATGGCAGTCGGCCTACAGGGCTGCCAGGTCTGGGCTCTAGCACTCAAAAGGTCAGCCACCGGGTGCTGGGCCCCGTCAGAG AGCCCCGAAGCCAGGACAGGAGACGGCGGCAGCAGCCACTGACCCATCGCCCTACTTCAAGCAGCCTGGCCCCATCCCCAAATCCTGCTAGCTTTAGCCCGGTCTCCTCACACAGCATGGGCTCCTGTCTGCTGCCCAGCTCACTCAGCATATCAG GGAGCAGCTGCTCATTCATGTCCTCAGGGGACAAGCCAGAGGCTGTCATGGTGATTGGGAAAGGGCTGCTGGGACCTCGGATCCCCTGTATCAGGACACGATTGCAG ACCTGCCCGAGGCGAGTTCCCGCCAGGAGGGGTCCCGGATTCCCCAG GCTAGGCCCAGGTTGGGCCGGGGCTCACCGCCGACTTGCAGAGGGATGA
- the AGBL5 gene encoding cytosolic carboxypeptidase-like protein 5 isoform X7 codes for MISFARCPLILQLSGPEWAGGCFPSLTMELRCGGLLFSSRFDSGNLAHVEKVESVSSDGEGGAGGGASAPISSIASSPDYEFNVWTRPDCAETEFENGNRSWFYFSVRGGTPGKLIKINIMNMNKQSKLYSQGMAPFVRTLPTRPRWERIRDRPTFEMTETQFVLSFVHRFVEGRGATTFFAFCYPFSYSDCQDLLNQLDQRFLENHPTHSSPLDTIYYHREILCYSLDGLRVDLLTITSCHGLQEDREPRLEQLFPDTGTPRPFCFTGKRIFFLSSRVHPGETPSSFVFNGFLDFILRPDDPRAQTLRRLFVFKLIPMLNPDGVVRGHYRTDSRGVNLNRQYLKPDAVLHPAIYGAKAVLLYHHVHSRLNPPSPSEHQHSPQLPPDAHLSDLEKANNLQNEGHLGHASDGDNPEAWTQTKPAEQKPSGVWIMPQQSAELEQPAPDTIPPKESGVAYYVDLHGHASKRGCFMYGNNFSDESTQVENMLYPKLISLNSAHFDFQGCNFSEKNMYARDRRDGQSKEGSGRVAIYKASGIIHSYTLECNYNTGRSVNSIPAACHDNGRASPPPPPAFPSRYTVELFEQVGRAMAIAALDMAECNPWPRIILSEHSSLTNLRAWMLKHVRSSRGLSSTVNVSVSKRRGSRTPPKSTNGLPVSCSENPLSRARSFSTGTSAGGSSSSQQNSPQMKNSPSFPFHGSRPTGLPGLGSSTQKVSHRVLGPVRGSSCSFMSSGDKPEAVMVIGKGLLGPRIPCIRTRLQTCPRRVPARRGPGFPRLGPGWAGAHRRLAEG; via the exons ATGATTAGCTTCGCACGCTGTCCCTTAATTTTGCAG CTCTCAGGGCCAGAGTGGGCAGGAGGATGCTTTCCCAGCCTCACCATGGAGCTGCGCTGTGGGGGATTGCTGTTCAGTTCTCGCTTTGATTCAGGGAACCTAGCCCACGTGGAGAAGGTGGAATCTGTGTCTAGCgatggggaaggaggagcaggtgggggggcATCAGCTCCCATCAGCAGCATTGCCTCTTCCCCTGACTATGAGTTCAACGTGTGGACCCGACCAGACTGTGCTGAAACAGAATTTGAGAATGGGAACAG GTCTTGGTTCTACTTCAGTGTCCGGGGAGGAACTCCAGGGAAACTCATCAAGATCAACATTATGAACATGAATAAGCAAAGCAAGCTGTATTCCCAGGGCATGGCTCCCTTCGTGCGCACACTGCCCACCCGGCCGCGCTGGGAACGCATTCGAGATCGGCCCACCTTCGAG aTGACAGAGACGCAGTTTGTGTTATCCTTTGTACACCGTTTCGTGGAGGGCCGTGGGGCCACCACCTTCTTCGCCTTCTGCTACCCCTTCTCCTATAGTGACTGCCAGGATTTGCTAAACCAGCTAGACCAGCGCTTTCTGGAGAACCACCCTACCCATAGCAG CCCCCTGGATACCATCTATTACCATCGGGAGATCCTTTGCTATTCTCTGGATGGACTTCGTGTAGATCTGCTAACGATCACTTCCTGCCATGGGCTTCAAGAAGATCGAGAGCCCCGCCTAGAGCAGCTATTTCCTGATACCGGCACCCCCCGACCATTCTGTTTCACAGGCAAGAGG ATATTCTTCTTAAGCAGTAGGGTACACCCTGGGGAGACTCCATCTAGCTTTGTCTTCAATGGCTTTCTGGACTTCATCCTTCGACCTGATGACCCCCGGGCTCAAACCCTGCGTCGCCTCTTTGTCTTTAAGCTGATTCCCATGTTGAACCCTGATGGTGTGGTCCGGGGCCACTACCG CACAGACTCACGTGGAGTGAATCTGAACCGTCAGTACCTGAAGCCTGATGCGGTCCTGCACCCAGCCATTTATGGGGCCAAAGCTGTGCTTCTCTACCACCACGTGCACTCCCGTCTGAACCCCCCGAGTCCCTCTGAGCACCAGCACAGTCCTCAGCTCCCTCCTGATGCTCACCTTTCCGACCTCGAGAAGGCCAACAATCTCCAAAACGAAGGTCACCTTGGCCATGCATCTGATGGGGACAACCCTGAAGCCTGGACACAGACCAAGCCAGCAGAGCAGAAGCCCAGCGGTGTGTGGATTATGCCACAACAGTCTGCTGAGCTTGAGCAGCCAGCCCCCGACACCATCCCCCCTAAAGAGAGTGGTGTCGCTTACTATGTGGACCTGCACGGACATGCATCCAAAAGGGGCTGCTTCATGTATGGAAACAACTTTAGTGATGAGAGCACCCAG GTGGAAAATATGCTGTATCCAAAGCTCATCTCCTTGAACTCAGCACACTTCGACTTCCAGGGCTGCAATTTCTCAGAGAAGAACATGTATGCCCGAGACCGCAGAGATGGCCAGTCTAAGGAGGGAAGTGGCCGAGTTGCAATCTACAAAGCCTCAGGGATAATCCACAG CTACACACTTGAATGCAACTACAACACGGGGCGCTCCGTGAACAGCATCCCTGCCGCCTGCCATGACAACGGGCgtgccagcccccctcccccgccggccTTCCCCTCCAGATACACTGTGGAGCTGTTCGAGCAG GTGGGACGAGCTATGGCCATTGCAGCTCTGGACATGGCTGAATGCAATCCGTGGCCCCGAATCATACTGTCAGAGCACAGCAGCCTCACGAACCTCCGTGCCTGGATGCTGAAACACGTGCGCAGCAGCCGTGGCCTGAGCAGCACTGTGAACGTGAGTGTCAGCAAGAGGAGAGGCTCTCGCACGCCACCCAAAAGTACCAA CGGCTTGCCTGTTTCCTGCTCTGAAAATCCCTTGAGCCGAGCACGCAGTTTTAGCACTGGCACAAGTgctggtggcagcagcagcagccaacaGAACTCTCCACAGATGAAGAACTCCCCCAGCTTTCCTTTTCATGGCAGTCGGCCTACAGGGCTGCCAGGTCTGGGCTCTAGCACTCAAAAGGTCAGCCACCGGGTGCTGGGCCCCGTCAGAG GGAGCAGCTGCTCATTCATGTCCTCAGGGGACAAGCCAGAGGCTGTCATGGTGATTGGGAAAGGGCTGCTGGGACCTCGGATCCCCTGTATCAGGACACGATTGCAG ACCTGCCCGAGGCGAGTTCCCGCCAGGAGGGGTCCCGGATTCCCCAG GCTAGGCCCAGGTTGGGCCGGGGCTCACCGCCGACTTGCAGAGGGATGA
- the AGBL5 gene encoding cytosolic carboxypeptidase-like protein 5 isoform X5 — protein MELRCGGLLFSSRFDSGNLAHVEKVESVSSDGEGGAGGGASAPISSIASSPDYEFNVWTRPDCAETEFENGNRSWFYFSVRGGTPGKLIKINIMNMNKQSKLYSQGMAPFVRTLPTRPRWERIRDRPTFEMTETQFVLSFVHRFVEGRGATTFFAFCYPFSYSDCQDLLNQLDQRFLENHPTHSSPLDTIYYHREILCYSLDGLRVDLLTITSCHGLQEDREPRLEQLFPDTGTPRPFCFTGKRIFFLSSRVHPGETPSSFVFNGFLDFILRPDDPRAQTLRRLFVFKLIPMLNPDGVVRGHYRTDSRGVNLNRQYLKPDAVLHPAIYGAKAVLLYHHVHSRLNPPSPSEHQHSPQLPPDAHLSDLEKANNLQNEGHLGHASDGDNPEAWTQTKPAEQKPSGVWIMPQQSAELEQPAPDTIPPKESGVAYYVDLHGHASKRGCFMYGNNFSDESTQVENMLYPKLISLNSAHFDFQGCNFSEKNMYARDRRDGQSKEGSGRVAIYKASGIIHSYTLECNYNTGRSVNSIPAACHDNGRASPPPPPAFPSRYTVELFEQVGRAMAIAALDMAECNPWPRIILSEHSSLTNLRAWMLKHVRSSRGLSSTVNVSVSKRRGSRTPPKSTNGLPVSCSENPLSRARSFSTGTSAGGSSSSQQNSPQMKNSPSFPFHGSRPTGLPGLGSSTQKVSHRVLGPVREPRSQDRRRRQQPLTHRPTSSSLAPSPNPASFSPVSSHSMGSCLLPSSLSISGSSCSFMSSGDKPEAVMVIGKGLLGPRIPCIRTRLQARPRLGRGSPPTCRGMSGSAGPTSPIPRTRESSEPEPGPHSAPGLPQTGPPRPRSAPAFSISCSLSDSQSRICYSGGPLAQPEVCFVPKSPPLTVSPRV, from the exons ATGGAGCTGCGCTGTGGGGGATTGCTGTTCAGTTCTCGCTTTGATTCAGGGAACCTAGCCCACGTGGAGAAGGTGGAATCTGTGTCTAGCgatggggaaggaggagcaggtgggggggcATCAGCTCCCATCAGCAGCATTGCCTCTTCCCCTGACTATGAGTTCAACGTGTGGACCCGACCAGACTGTGCTGAAACAGAATTTGAGAATGGGAACAG GTCTTGGTTCTACTTCAGTGTCCGGGGAGGAACTCCAGGGAAACTCATCAAGATCAACATTATGAACATGAATAAGCAAAGCAAGCTGTATTCCCAGGGCATGGCTCCCTTCGTGCGCACACTGCCCACCCGGCCGCGCTGGGAACGCATTCGAGATCGGCCCACCTTCGAG aTGACAGAGACGCAGTTTGTGTTATCCTTTGTACACCGTTTCGTGGAGGGCCGTGGGGCCACCACCTTCTTCGCCTTCTGCTACCCCTTCTCCTATAGTGACTGCCAGGATTTGCTAAACCAGCTAGACCAGCGCTTTCTGGAGAACCACCCTACCCATAGCAG CCCCCTGGATACCATCTATTACCATCGGGAGATCCTTTGCTATTCTCTGGATGGACTTCGTGTAGATCTGCTAACGATCACTTCCTGCCATGGGCTTCAAGAAGATCGAGAGCCCCGCCTAGAGCAGCTATTTCCTGATACCGGCACCCCCCGACCATTCTGTTTCACAGGCAAGAGG ATATTCTTCTTAAGCAGTAGGGTACACCCTGGGGAGACTCCATCTAGCTTTGTCTTCAATGGCTTTCTGGACTTCATCCTTCGACCTGATGACCCCCGGGCTCAAACCCTGCGTCGCCTCTTTGTCTTTAAGCTGATTCCCATGTTGAACCCTGATGGTGTGGTCCGGGGCCACTACCG CACAGACTCACGTGGAGTGAATCTGAACCGTCAGTACCTGAAGCCTGATGCGGTCCTGCACCCAGCCATTTATGGGGCCAAAGCTGTGCTTCTCTACCACCACGTGCACTCCCGTCTGAACCCCCCGAGTCCCTCTGAGCACCAGCACAGTCCTCAGCTCCCTCCTGATGCTCACCTTTCCGACCTCGAGAAGGCCAACAATCTCCAAAACGAAGGTCACCTTGGCCATGCATCTGATGGGGACAACCCTGAAGCCTGGACACAGACCAAGCCAGCAGAGCAGAAGCCCAGCGGTGTGTGGATTATGCCACAACAGTCTGCTGAGCTTGAGCAGCCAGCCCCCGACACCATCCCCCCTAAAGAGAGTGGTGTCGCTTACTATGTGGACCTGCACGGACATGCATCCAAAAGGGGCTGCTTCATGTATGGAAACAACTTTAGTGATGAGAGCACCCAG GTGGAAAATATGCTGTATCCAAAGCTCATCTCCTTGAACTCAGCACACTTCGACTTCCAGGGCTGCAATTTCTCAGAGAAGAACATGTATGCCCGAGACCGCAGAGATGGCCAGTCTAAGGAGGGAAGTGGCCGAGTTGCAATCTACAAAGCCTCAGGGATAATCCACAG CTACACACTTGAATGCAACTACAACACGGGGCGCTCCGTGAACAGCATCCCTGCCGCCTGCCATGACAACGGGCgtgccagcccccctcccccgccggccTTCCCCTCCAGATACACTGTGGAGCTGTTCGAGCAG GTGGGACGAGCTATGGCCATTGCAGCTCTGGACATGGCTGAATGCAATCCGTGGCCCCGAATCATACTGTCAGAGCACAGCAGCCTCACGAACCTCCGTGCCTGGATGCTGAAACACGTGCGCAGCAGCCGTGGCCTGAGCAGCACTGTGAACGTGAGTGTCAGCAAGAGGAGAGGCTCTCGCACGCCACCCAAAAGTACCAA CGGCTTGCCTGTTTCCTGCTCTGAAAATCCCTTGAGCCGAGCACGCAGTTTTAGCACTGGCACAAGTgctggtggcagcagcagcagccaacaGAACTCTCCACAGATGAAGAACTCCCCCAGCTTTCCTTTTCATGGCAGTCGGCCTACAGGGCTGCCAGGTCTGGGCTCTAGCACTCAAAAGGTCAGCCACCGGGTGCTGGGCCCCGTCAGAG AGCCCCGAAGCCAGGACAGGAGACGGCGGCAGCAGCCACTGACCCATCGCCCTACTTCAAGCAGCCTGGCCCCATCCCCAAATCCTGCTAGCTTTAGCCCGGTCTCCTCACACAGCATGGGCTCCTGTCTGCTGCCCAGCTCACTCAGCATATCAG GGAGCAGCTGCTCATTCATGTCCTCAGGGGACAAGCCAGAGGCTGTCATGGTGATTGGGAAAGGGCTGCTGGGACCTCGGATCCCCTGTATCAGGACACGATTGCAG GCTAGGCCCAGGTTGGGCCGGGGCTCACCGCCGACTTGCAGAGGGATGAGCGGCTCTGCGGGCCCCACATCCCCTATACCCCGGACCAGGGAGAGCAGTGAGCCGGAGCCGGGACCCCACTCTGCACCAGG GCTGCCTCAGACTGGGCCCCCACGGCCCCGCTCTGCCCCTGCCTTTTCTATTTCCTGTAGTCTATCTGACTCCCAGTCCCGGATTTGTTACAGCGGGGGGCCCTTGGCCCAACCTGAGGTTTGTTTTGTCCCTAAATCTCCTCCACTCACTGTCTCCCCCCGGGTCTGA